The Paenibacillus macerans genome includes a window with the following:
- a CDS encoding carbohydrate kinase family protein: MFNFDHPIELQNSNGNDLFMAGEILIDMISADYTDDFTCSTYQRFFGGSPSNIAMNAKKLGIQAIVASAVGGDGLGSYLINELKNAGIDTGCVQRLADYSTSMVVVTKSQATPTPVFYRGADYHLSYTAELEAALLNSKIVHFSCWPLSRTPARGTIEKIITTAQMNRLLVCFDPNYHPMLWENGEDGVGYVKSLLGRVDIVKPSADDAERLFGKQTPEYYMETFLELGAKLVILTLGKDGALVSNGSETVRFDTLATSVADTTGAGDAFWSGFYAAVVQGHTIRQALTLGFAVSAYKLKYTGAIADLPKLEVIKDMYGLREE, translated from the coding sequence ATGTTTAATTTTGATCATCCAATCGAGCTTCAAAACAGCAACGGCAACGATCTGTTCATGGCGGGAGAAATTCTGATCGATATGATATCCGCGGATTATACTGATGATTTTACGTGCAGCACATACCAGAGATTTTTTGGCGGATCGCCCTCCAATATTGCGATGAACGCCAAGAAATTAGGGATTCAGGCTATTGTTGCGTCGGCGGTGGGGGGAGATGGCTTAGGCTCCTATTTAATCAATGAGTTAAAAAACGCCGGCATAGACACGGGGTGTGTTCAAAGGTTAGCGGATTACTCCACAAGCATGGTCGTCGTAACCAAAAGCCAAGCCACGCCGACTCCTGTGTTTTACCGGGGCGCGGACTATCATTTGTCATACACCGCGGAGCTTGAAGCGGCTTTGCTAAATTCCAAAATCGTACATTTCTCCTGCTGGCCCCTATCCAGAACACCGGCGAGGGGCACCATTGAAAAAATCATAACAACAGCTCAAATGAATCGATTATTGGTCTGTTTTGATCCAAACTATCATCCGATGTTATGGGAGAACGGCGAGGACGGAGTCGGGTATGTGAAGTCCCTCCTCGGAAGGGTGGATATTGTAAAGCCGTCCGCAGACGATGCGGAAAGATTGTTTGGCAAACAAACGCCCGAATATTATATGGAAACGTTCCTGGAGCTTGGCGCCAAACTCGTTATCCTGACCTTGGGAAAAGACGGCGCCCTGGTTTCCAACGGTTCGGAAACGGTCCGCTTCGACACCTTGGCCACCTCGGTGGCGGATACGACGGGGGCGGGAGATGCTTTTTGGTCGGGATTTTACGCGGCGGTGGTGCAAGGGCATACGATCAGACAAGCCTTAACCCTGGGGTTTGCAGTCAGCGCCTATAAATTGAAATATACCGGCGCCATTGCCGATTTGCCAAAGCTGGAAGTCATAAAAGACATGTATGGATTACGGGAGGAATAA
- the gtfA gene encoding sucrose phosphorylase, with product MAVHNQVQLITYPDSLGGDLKTLNRVLSAYFPDIFKGGVHILPPFPSSGDRGFAPLTYLEIDPHFGTWDDVKAIGENFDVLVDLMVNHISRQSEYFQDFLAKGRKSEYADFFITLDKIWRDGEPVQADIEKMFLRRPLPYSAFTIGETGQEEKVWTTFGKTDPSEQIDLDINSPQVKQLFTDFFTHFKRHHVKIVRLDAVGYVVKKLGTSCFFVEPEIYEFLDWIKELADSLDIELLPEVHAHYSVQYKLAERGYWIYDFILPYRILEAFINKSGESLKQYLRTRPPKQFTMLDCHDGIPVKPDLDDLLDTQEARKLVDICLERGANLSLILSDEHKAEDGFDVHQIRCSYYSVLDGDDDAYLAARALQFFTPGVPQVYYVGLLAGENDLENVKKTGEGREINRHNFTLGEIEQALEKAAVQRLLKLIRFRNEFAAFNGEFQVLDSAADEIRLSWQKDETRCTLFVDLKTNQSVIDYTDENGAMKQYFI from the coding sequence GTGGCGGTCCATAATCAAGTGCAACTGATCACGTATCCGGATTCGTTAGGAGGTGATTTAAAAACGCTCAACCGCGTTCTTTCCGCGTATTTTCCGGATATTTTTAAAGGCGGGGTCCACATTCTTCCGCCGTTCCCTTCCTCGGGAGACCGCGGTTTTGCTCCGCTTACGTATCTGGAGATTGATCCGCACTTCGGCACCTGGGACGATGTCAAAGCGATTGGCGAAAACTTTGACGTATTGGTCGATTTGATGGTCAATCATATTTCGCGGCAGTCGGAGTATTTTCAGGATTTTCTCGCAAAAGGCCGAAAATCGGAGTACGCTGATTTTTTTATTACGCTGGATAAGATTTGGCGAGACGGAGAACCGGTACAAGCGGATATTGAAAAAATGTTCTTGCGCAGACCGCTGCCGTATTCGGCCTTTACCATTGGAGAAACCGGCCAGGAAGAAAAGGTGTGGACGACGTTTGGAAAAACCGATCCCTCCGAACAAATCGATTTGGATATAAACTCGCCGCAGGTCAAGCAGCTGTTTACCGATTTCTTTACGCATTTTAAAAGGCATCATGTGAAAATCGTACGTCTTGACGCTGTCGGATATGTCGTTAAAAAATTGGGCACGAGCTGCTTTTTCGTAGAACCGGAAATCTACGAATTTCTCGATTGGATCAAAGAGCTTGCCGATTCCTTGGACATTGAATTGCTGCCTGAAGTGCACGCGCATTACTCTGTCCAGTACAAACTGGCGGAACGGGGCTATTGGATTTACGATTTTATTTTGCCGTACCGGATCCTGGAAGCATTCATTAATAAATCGGGGGAATCGCTGAAGCAATACTTGAGGACTCGTCCGCCTAAACAGTTTACGATGCTGGATTGCCATGACGGCATTCCGGTCAAGCCGGATTTGGACGATTTGCTGGATACCCAAGAAGCGAGGAAATTAGTCGATATCTGTTTGGAAAGAGGAGCGAACCTAAGTTTGATTTTATCGGACGAGCATAAAGCCGAGGATGGTTTTGATGTTCATCAAATCAGGTGCTCGTACTACTCCGTTCTAGATGGCGATGACGATGCCTATTTGGCGGCGCGGGCGCTGCAGTTCTTTACGCCGGGCGTGCCCCAGGTGTATTATGTCGGACTGCTGGCCGGGGAAAACGACCTGGAAAATGTGAAAAAAACCGGGGAAGGGCGGGAAATCAACCGCCACAATTTTACCCTTGGGGAAATCGAACAGGCTTTGGAAAAAGCAGCGGTTCAGAGATTGTTGAAATTGATCCGGTTTCGCAATGAATTTGCGGCGTTTAACGGGGAGTTCCAAGTGCTTGACTCCGCGGCGGATGAAATTCGGCTTTCCTGGCAAAAGGATGAAACGCGGTGTACCTTGTTCGTTGATCTTAAAACGAATCAGTCGGTCATCGATTATACGGATGAAAATGGAGCTATGAAACAATATTTTATATAA
- a CDS encoding aldo/keto reductase: MTVLPIHNHGLNASRLIFGCMGLGGGWSRDPVQAEHVKQAHEAVETALGSGINMFDHADIYAYGKAETVFGQVLQEKPELREKMIIQSKLGIRFPDEVRGIPARYDFSKAYILESVDGILSRLGIDYLDILLLHRPDALMDAREVGEAFHQLKAAGKVRYFGVSNMSAGQIRLLQAHCSEKLVINQLELSLHKIGWLETGIHVNQDAAKNNIFPEGTLEYCQLENIQLQAWGSLAKGLYSGASLENASESVKNTAQRVKRLAEEKQASPEAIVLAWLMKHPAAIQPVIGTTAPSRIRACAEAENIVLSRDEWYSLYVSSRGVGLP, from the coding sequence ATGACAGTATTGCCGATTCATAATCACGGGTTGAACGCAAGCCGGCTTATTTTTGGATGTATGGGGCTTGGCGGAGGCTGGAGCCGGGATCCCGTTCAAGCAGAACATGTAAAGCAGGCGCATGAAGCGGTGGAGACGGCTTTGGGCAGCGGAATCAATATGTTTGATCATGCGGATATTTACGCGTACGGAAAAGCCGAGACCGTCTTTGGCCAGGTGTTGCAGGAAAAACCGGAGTTAAGAGAAAAAATGATCATTCAATCCAAATTAGGAATTCGCTTTCCGGATGAAGTCAGGGGCATTCCGGCGCGTTATGATTTTTCCAAGGCCTATATTTTGGAGAGTGTGGATGGGATTCTTTCCAGACTGGGGATTGACTACTTGGATATTCTGCTCTTGCATCGTCCGGATGCGCTCATGGACGCGCGGGAAGTAGGGGAAGCCTTTCATCAGTTAAAGGCAGCGGGAAAAGTCCGCTATTTTGGCGTTTCCAATATGAGCGCCGGGCAAATTCGTTTATTGCAGGCCCATTGCAGTGAAAAGCTGGTGATAAACCAACTGGAGCTGAGCTTGCACAAAATCGGCTGGCTTGAAACCGGCATCCACGTGAATCAAGACGCGGCGAAAAACAATATTTTTCCCGAGGGTACGCTCGAATATTGCCAATTGGAAAACATTCAGCTCCAAGCCTGGGGTTCGCTGGCCAAAGGCTTATATTCAGGAGCCAGCCTGGAGAATGCCAGCGAAAGTGTGAAAAATACGGCTCAACGGGTTAAACGGCTGGCGGAAGAGAAGCAAGCATCGCCGGAAGCGATCGTGCTTGCGTGGCTGATGAAACACCCCGCCGCCATCCAACCGGTCATCGGAACAACCGCCCCATCCCGAATTAGGGCGTGTGCGGAAGCCGAAAACATCGTATTGAGCCGCGATGAATGGTACAGTTTATACGTTAGTTCTCGAGGCGTGGGTTTGCCTTGA
- a CDS encoding Gfo/Idh/MocA family protein translates to MSKIRFGLIGSGWRAEFYIRIAKAIPEKFELTGVVIRNREKGEEFARKFGVNVVQSLDGLLKSQPDYVVLSVKRGFVTDYLIDLFKRGIPVLCETPPGETIEALEELWEQSNKYNAKVQIAEQYFVQPLYAAWLKVIQDGKLGEVSNMNLSSLHGYHGVSIIRKFLNAGYENCIIRGKRFSFRVTETYGREGMDFDGKIFSCTRDRLTLEFENGKVAFFDFSDPAQYHSFIRTRQLTVQGVRGEIDDLTVRYLTPSNVPVTQELNRIDLGKYNNQEWAHYGIMLGEEFVYRNPFANARLNDDEIAVSTCLERMGAYLATGTEFYSLKEALQDTYISLMMDAALKSPHQEVKTTTRVWAH, encoded by the coding sequence ATGAGCAAAATAAGATTTGGGCTTATAGGTTCGGGGTGGAGAGCCGAATTTTACATTCGTATTGCAAAGGCCATTCCCGAGAAATTCGAATTAACCGGGGTGGTCATACGAAATCGGGAAAAAGGGGAGGAGTTTGCCCGAAAATTCGGAGTAAACGTCGTCCAATCGTTGGACGGGCTGCTCAAAAGCCAGCCCGATTATGTGGTGTTATCCGTCAAGAGAGGTTTTGTTACCGATTATTTAATCGACTTATTTAAAAGAGGAATCCCCGTATTGTGCGAGACACCTCCGGGAGAAACGATAGAAGCTTTGGAGGAGCTGTGGGAACAGTCCAACAAATACAACGCCAAGGTTCAGATTGCCGAGCAATACTTTGTACAGCCGCTGTATGCCGCTTGGCTAAAGGTGATTCAAGACGGCAAACTCGGAGAAGTCAGCAATATGAATCTCTCGTCCTTGCATGGGTATCACGGCGTCAGCATCATCAGAAAGTTTTTGAACGCAGGTTATGAAAATTGTATAATCCGCGGGAAAAGGTTTTCCTTCCGAGTGACGGAAACCTACGGGCGTGAAGGCATGGACTTTGACGGGAAGATTTTTTCCTGTACAAGGGACCGTTTAACTTTGGAATTCGAAAATGGGAAGGTCGCGTTTTTCGATTTTTCCGATCCGGCCCAGTACCACTCGTTTATCCGTACCCGCCAACTGACCGTGCAAGGCGTAAGAGGCGAAATCGATGACTTGACCGTACGATATCTTACGCCTAGCAACGTGCCGGTAACGCAGGAATTAAACCGTATCGACTTAGGCAAATACAATAACCAGGAATGGGCTCACTACGGAATCATGTTGGGTGAAGAGTTCGTTTATAGGAATCCGTTTGCGAACGCTCGATTGAACGATGATGAAATCGCCGTGTCTACCTGCTTGGAGCGGATGGGCGCATACTTGGCCACTGGAACCGAATTTTATTCATTAAAAGAAGCGCTGCAGGATACTTATATTTCTCTGATGATGGACGCGGCGCTTAAAAGTCCGCATCAAGAAGTAAAAACGACAACAAGAGTATGGGCTCATTAA
- a CDS encoding carbohydrate ABC transporter permease — protein sequence MKSLQQRKETRDAWLMMFPALIILSVIAVYPILRTFWLSLHEMVLTDPGSGYPFVGLKNYSDIFRDERAGASIFFTFKFTLTTVFLELIVGFAAAMIMNKTFKGRGMVRAAILIPWAIPTTVSALMWKFIYNDQYGLFNDVLYRLGMIDGYKAWLSTESGTFMALVIADVWKTAPFMALLIWAGLQMIPGDLYESAKIDGANAFQAFVKITLPMVKSTVLVALLFRTIDAFRVFDLVSVMTGGANGSESVSLYAYAHLMKFLNFGYGSALSILIFLVVFAISLIYMKLIGKNLA from the coding sequence ATGAAGAGTTTACAGCAAAGAAAGGAAACTAGAGATGCCTGGCTGATGATGTTCCCTGCGCTAATCATTTTATCGGTCATTGCGGTTTATCCGATTTTAAGGACATTTTGGTTAAGTCTGCATGAAATGGTGTTAACGGATCCGGGCTCGGGATATCCATTTGTCGGTTTGAAAAATTATTCCGATATCTTTCGGGACGAACGAGCGGGGGCTTCCATATTTTTTACTTTTAAATTCACGCTTACGACTGTTTTTTTAGAATTAATCGTCGGTTTTGCTGCGGCGATGATTATGAACAAAACGTTTAAAGGCAGAGGAATGGTTAGAGCGGCGATTCTGATCCCATGGGCGATTCCGACCACCGTATCGGCCCTGATGTGGAAATTTATATATAATGACCAGTACGGTTTGTTTAATGATGTGCTGTACAGACTTGGGATGATCGACGGCTATAAAGCCTGGTTAAGCACGGAAAGCGGTACATTTATGGCGCTGGTTATTGCGGATGTCTGGAAGACGGCTCCGTTTATGGCGCTGCTCATCTGGGCGGGGCTGCAAATGATTCCCGGCGATTTGTATGAGTCGGCGAAAATCGACGGCGCCAATGCTTTTCAGGCGTTCGTAAAAATTACTTTGCCGATGGTCAAGAGCACCGTGCTTGTCGCTCTTCTGTTCAGAACGATCGACGCGTTCAGGGTATTCGATTTGGTTTCCGTAATGACCGGCGGGGCGAACGGTTCGGAAAGCGTATCTTTATATGCTTACGCCCACCTGATGAAGTTCCTGAATTTCGGCTATGGTTCAGCGCTGTCGATTCTGATCTTCTTGGTCGTATTTGCCATTAGTCTAATTTATATGAAATTAATTGGTAAAAATCTGGCCTAA
- a CDS encoding carbohydrate ABC transporter permease — protein sequence MDLKISRTLKSSLLYVMVLIFLGFILLPYIWQFLTSIKPLAEISAIPAKWVPSKINVEYYFNVFQKHPFARYLFNSVIVATMTTVVSILIGASASYALARLRFKGKKVILLSILTISMFPTISTVSPLFLILKNMNLLNTYAGLVIPYTTFALPMAIWLLTNFFSQLPKGFEEAATIDGCSRLQTFFRIMLPLIKPATFSVALLVFINAWNEYIYSLTFMTDDSMRTVPVGIALFPSNYELPWGDMAAASIVVTVPLIALVLIFQQKIIAGLTSGGIKG from the coding sequence ATGGATTTGAAAATATCACGGACATTAAAGTCGAGCTTATTATATGTCATGGTTTTGATCTTTTTAGGCTTTATTTTGTTGCCCTATATCTGGCAATTTTTAACCTCGATCAAACCGCTTGCGGAAATATCGGCGATCCCTGCCAAATGGGTGCCCAGCAAAATTAACGTAGAATATTATTTCAATGTGTTTCAGAAACATCCGTTTGCCAGGTATTTATTCAACAGTGTGATTGTAGCGACGATGACTACGGTTGTAAGCATTTTAATCGGCGCATCGGCATCCTATGCCTTGGCGAGACTGCGCTTTAAAGGGAAAAAAGTCATCCTGCTGTCCATCCTGACGATTTCCATGTTTCCGACGATTTCCACAGTCAGCCCTTTATTTTTAATTTTGAAAAATATGAACCTGCTAAATACGTATGCCGGGCTAGTTATCCCTTATACTACATTCGCCTTGCCCATGGCGATCTGGTTATTAACGAATTTCTTCAGTCAACTGCCGAAGGGCTTCGAGGAAGCGGCAACCATTGACGGTTGTTCCAGACTGCAAACTTTTTTCAGGATTATGCTGCCGCTCATTAAACCCGCTACCTTTTCGGTTGCTCTATTGGTTTTTATCAATGCTTGGAATGAGTATATTTACAGTTTGACTTTTATGACGGACGACAGCATGAGAACGGTGCCGGTTGGAATTGCGCTGTTTCCCAGCAATTATGAACTCCCATGGGGCGACATGGCGGCGGCGTCGATTGTCGTAACGGTTCCGCTCATTGCGTTGGTTTTAATATTTCAGCAGAAAATCATTGCCGGCTTAACCTCCGGGGGGATTAAAGGATAA